In Thalassotalea sp. Sam97, a single window of DNA contains:
- the aspS gene encoding aspartate--tRNA ligase has protein sequence MRSVFCGEINESHIGQEITLCGWVNRRRDLGAVIFLDLRDREGIVQVVFDPDLPEVLEVANTLRNEFCVQVKGKVRARPESQVNKDMATGAIEVLGLELNILNKSAPLPLDFNQENSEENRLRYRYLDLRRPEMTERLRFRAKVTSAVRRSLESQGFMDIETPILTAATPEGARDYLVPSRTHKGSFFALPQSPQLFKQLLMMSGQERYYQIVKCFRDEDLRADRQPEFTQIDIETSFMTAEQVMDVTETMIRELFQDLLNVDLGKFPHMTYAEAMTRYGSDKPDLRNPLEMVDVADILKDVEFKVFSGPANDDKGRVAVICVPGGADKFSRKNIDEYTKFVGIYGAKGLAWMKVNDLDAGMEGIQSPILKFLPEAAVKALLERTNAKSGDIIFFGADNYTVVTEALGALRLKLGEDLGIVSDEWKPLWVVDFPMFEEADGHLHALHHPFTAPTGLTAEELEANPIGALSNAYDMVLNGCELGGGSVRIHNQEMQAAVFRILGISDEEAQEKFGFLLEALRYGTPPHAGLAFGLDRLVMLMTGASSIRDVMAFPKTTTAACPLTNAPGKANPEQLQELGVASIVEKQDEK, from the coding sequence ATGCGTAGCGTATTTTGTGGTGAGATAAATGAATCTCACATTGGTCAAGAAATTACCTTATGTGGTTGGGTAAACCGTCGTCGTGATTTAGGGGCGGTTATCTTTTTGGACTTGCGTGATCGAGAAGGCATTGTGCAAGTGGTATTCGACCCAGACTTACCCGAAGTGCTCGAGGTTGCCAATACGTTACGTAACGAGTTTTGTGTGCAGGTAAAAGGTAAAGTACGTGCACGTCCTGAATCGCAAGTGAACAAAGATATGGCAACCGGTGCTATTGAGGTTCTTGGTTTAGAGTTAAATATTTTAAACAAATCCGCGCCATTACCGCTGGATTTTAACCAAGAGAATAGCGAAGAAAACCGCTTAAGATACCGTTACTTAGACTTACGTCGTCCAGAAATGACTGAGCGCTTGCGTTTTCGTGCCAAAGTCACCTCAGCGGTACGTCGTTCGTTAGAAAGTCAAGGTTTCATGGATATCGAAACGCCTATTCTAACCGCCGCAACGCCAGAAGGTGCGCGTGATTACTTGGTACCAAGTCGTACTCACAAAGGTAGTTTTTTCGCATTGCCACAATCACCACAATTGTTTAAACAATTATTGATGATGTCGGGTCAAGAACGTTATTACCAAATCGTAAAATGTTTCCGTGATGAAGACTTACGTGCTGACCGCCAGCCAGAGTTTACGCAAATCGATATCGAAACGTCATTCATGACGGCTGAGCAGGTGATGGATGTAACTGAAACCATGATCCGCGAACTATTCCAAGATTTACTGAATGTCGATTTAGGTAAGTTCCCGCATATGACCTACGCTGAAGCAATGACGCGCTATGGTTCAGATAAACCAGATTTACGTAACCCACTGGAAATGGTTGACGTTGCAGATATCTTAAAAGACGTTGAATTTAAAGTATTCAGTGGTCCTGCCAACGATGACAAAGGTCGCGTAGCTGTAATTTGTGTACCAGGTGGTGCAGATAAGTTCTCTCGTAAGAACATTGATGAATACACTAAGTTTGTCGGCATTTACGGTGCTAAAGGCTTAGCATGGATGAAGGTTAATGACTTAGATGCTGGCATGGAAGGTATTCAGTCGCCAATTCTAAAATTCTTACCAGAAGCCGCAGTTAAGGCGTTATTAGAACGCACTAACGCGAAATCAGGTGACATTATCTTCTTTGGTGCTGATAACTATACTGTCGTAACCGAAGCATTAGGTGCATTGCGCCTGAAGTTAGGTGAAGATTTAGGTATCGTGAGCGATGAGTGGAAGCCTCTATGGGTTGTTGATTTCCCTATGTTTGAGGAAGCTGACGGTCACTTACATGCACTTCACCATCCATTCACTGCACCAACAGGCTTAACAGCAGAAGAGCTTGAAGCCAACCCAATTGGCGCATTATCAAATGCGTACGACATGGTGTTAAATGGCTGCGAGCTAGGTGGTGGTTCAGTGCGTATTCACAACCAAGAGATGCAAGCTGCGGTATTTAGAATTTTGGGTATCTCAGATGAAGAAGCACAAGAAAAATTTGGCTTCTTATTAGAAGCGTTACGCTATGGTACACCACCTCATGCTGGTTTAGCGTTTGGTTTAGATCGCTTGGTTATGTTAATGACGGGCGCATCGTCAATCCGTGACGTAATGGCATTCCCGAAAACAACAACGGCAGCATGTCCATTAACGAATGCTCCGGGTAAGGCCAATCCA